Proteins encoded by one window of Halorussus salinus:
- a CDS encoding M23 family metallopeptidase, protein MNFDRRSFLKASSAAIVGGAALSGSASASHVGVSDPVISTTDLNIREQPSTSASVKASADQWTGGHVVDGPRSADGYTWWKVSFNQDSDNGRITGWVAEGDAWLDGPTDFSYPCWGFITQTSAQDGGAIDIGNDYGTPLVAARGGTATTGYGDRCGYYVSIDHGGGWTSIYCHMQERYVSNGQTVSEGQQIGEMGSTGNSTGPHVHFAIRYNGANQNIPGFDGQDLIAGSGIPKSYL, encoded by the coding sequence ATGAACTTCGACAGGCGGAGCTTCCTGAAAGCGAGTAGTGCGGCAATCGTCGGCGGCGCGGCCCTCAGCGGGTCGGCCTCGGCGAGTCACGTCGGGGTCAGCGACCCGGTCATCTCGACGACCGACCTGAACATCCGCGAACAACCCAGTACCAGCGCGTCGGTCAAGGCCAGCGCGGACCAGTGGACCGGCGGTCACGTCGTGGACGGTCCCCGGAGCGCGGACGGCTACACGTGGTGGAAGGTCTCGTTCAACCAAGACAGCGACAACGGCCGCATCACCGGTTGGGTCGCGGAGGGCGACGCGTGGCTCGACGGCCCGACCGACTTCTCGTACCCCTGCTGGGGCTTCATCACCCAGACTTCCGCTCAAGACGGCGGTGCCATCGACATCGGCAACGACTACGGGACGCCGCTGGTCGCCGCGCGCGGGGGGACCGCTACCACCGGCTACGGCGACCGGTGTGGCTACTACGTCTCCATCGACCACGGCGGCGGCTGGACCAGCATCTACTGCCACATGCAGGAACGGTACGTCTCGAACGGCCAGACGGTCTCGGAAGGCCAGCAAATCGGCGAGATGGGTAGCACCGGCAACTCGACCGGGCCGCACGTTCACTTCGCCATCCGATACAACGGTGCGAACCAGAACATCCCCGGCTTCGACGGACAGGACCTCATCGCCGGGTCGGGCATCCCGAAGAGCTATCTGTAG
- a CDS encoding peptidoglycan DD-metalloendopeptidase family protein: protein MKDDKTSRRSFLKASGATIAGAAALSGSAAAAKDYSYLTPVFTTSDLSVRENPTTSAARKAVASNRTGGRVFEGPETADGYNWWKVQFSGDANNGSVTGWVAENWLSSANFACPMTGTVTSTYWDTRDGGSRYHRAVDFADGGGTPIHAAAGGTTEHRYDEGGYGNWLLIYHGNGWKTGYGHLSSFNVGDGVSVNRGDVVAYEGDTGAGTGPHLDFQVWDPNWEKKRSYYDDGDAAVQGTGVPRAFF from the coding sequence ATGAAAGACGACAAAACCAGCAGACGCAGCTTCCTGAAAGCGAGCGGCGCAACGATTGCGGGCGCGGCGGCCCTCTCGGGGTCCGCGGCCGCGGCGAAAGACTACAGTTACCTGACGCCGGTGTTCACGACTTCGGACCTCAGCGTCCGGGAGAATCCGACGACGAGCGCGGCACGAAAGGCCGTCGCCAGCAATCGAACCGGCGGACGCGTGTTCGAGGGTCCCGAGACGGCGGACGGCTACAACTGGTGGAAGGTCCAGTTCTCCGGCGACGCGAACAACGGCTCGGTCACGGGTTGGGTCGCCGAAAACTGGCTCTCGTCGGCCAACTTCGCCTGTCCGATGACCGGTACCGTCACCTCGACGTACTGGGACACCCGCGACGGCGGCAGTCGCTACCACCGCGCGGTGGACTTCGCGGACGGCGGCGGCACGCCCATCCACGCGGCCGCGGGCGGCACCACCGAACACCGCTACGACGAAGGCGGCTACGGCAACTGGCTCCTCATCTACCACGGCAACGGCTGGAAGACCGGCTACGGACACCTCAGTTCGTTCAACGTCGGCGACGGCGTGTCGGTCAACCGCGGCGACGTGGTGGCCTACGAGGGCGACACCGGTGCTGGCACCGGCCCGCACCTCGACTTCCAAGTGTGGGACCCGAACTGGGAGAAGAAGCGTTCGTACTACGACGACGGCGACGCGGCCGTGCAGGGCACCGGCGTCCCGCGCGCATTCTTCTGA
- a CDS encoding L-threonylcarbamoyladenylate synthase: MTDESIAAAADAIGRGELVVYPTETVYGLGADALDEEAIERVFEAKRRARDKPVSLAVPDVDAALEYVRATDREERFMCEFLPGPVTVLCEKREEVPDALTGGRSRVGIRVPDHEVALALLGETAPVTATSANVSGRPSATRVADLDDEIRDAAAVVVDGGETGGTGSTVVNVADGSIVREGPNADDVRAWLGSE, encoded by the coding sequence ATGACAGACGAGTCGATAGCGGCGGCGGCCGATGCGATTGGCAGGGGCGAACTCGTCGTTTACCCGACCGAGACGGTGTACGGCCTCGGCGCGGACGCGCTGGACGAGGAGGCAATCGAACGCGTCTTCGAGGCGAAACGCCGGGCGCGGGACAAGCCGGTCTCGCTCGCGGTGCCGGACGTGGACGCGGCGCTGGAGTACGTCCGCGCGACCGACCGCGAGGAGCGGTTCATGTGCGAGTTCCTCCCCGGTCCCGTCACCGTCCTGTGCGAGAAGCGCGAGGAGGTCCCGGACGCGTTGACCGGCGGGCGCTCGCGCGTGGGGATTCGAGTCCCCGACCACGAGGTCGCGCTCGCGCTCTTGGGCGAGACCGCGCCCGTCACGGCCACGAGCGCGAACGTGAGCGGGCGGCCGAGCGCGACCCGCGTCGCCGACCTCGACGACGAGATTCGAGACGCCGCGGCGGTCGTCGTGGACGGCGGCGAGACCGGCGGGACCGGGAGTACGGTCGTGAACGTCGCGGACGGGAGCATCGTGCGCGAGGGACCGAACGCCGACGACGTGCGGGCGTGGCTCGGCTCGGAGTAG
- a CDS encoding AbrB/MazE/SpoVT family DNA-binding domain-containing protein: MSRVTKKGQVTIPKEVRENLGIRPGDEVEFVETESGYQIRKEAEENPFEKWRGVADTEKSVTERMTELRGER, translated from the coding sequence ATGAGTCGAGTGACGAAGAAGGGCCAAGTAACGATCCCGAAGGAAGTGAGAGAGAACCTCGGGATTCGGCCCGGCGACGAAGTGGAGTTCGTCGAAACCGAGAGTGGCTATCAAATCAGGAAGGAAGCCGAAGAGAATCCCTTCGAGAAGTGGCGTGGAGTCGCCGACACCGAAAAAAGCGTCACGGAGCGGATGACCGAGTTACGGGGCGAACGGTGA
- a CDS encoding type II toxin-antitoxin system VapC family toxin: MKTVVDTSAVIALMNSDEKHNERAADLLMQAYSEGALIVAPVTYTELSADSYFQTASDLDAFLEDTGIRVEEPNTDALFRAGDAFQTYLDRRGEELQCSECGTERVFDCPNCNANVTARQHVPADFLIGAQAETQADQLLTFDGGFFETYFTLDIRSF; encoded by the coding sequence GTGAAAACCGTCGTAGACACGAGTGCAGTAATTGCACTCATGAACTCCGACGAAAAGCACAACGAACGAGCGGCGGATTTACTCATGCAGGCGTACTCTGAGGGTGCGCTAATCGTTGCACCCGTGACGTACACCGAATTGAGTGCAGACTCGTACTTCCAGACCGCATCCGACCTCGACGCTTTTCTCGAAGACACCGGAATTCGTGTCGAAGAGCCAAACACGGATGCATTGTTCAGGGCAGGTGACGCGTTCCAAACGTATCTCGACCGGCGAGGTGAAGAACTCCAGTGTAGCGAGTGTGGTACAGAACGCGTCTTCGACTGTCCGAACTGCAATGCAAACGTCACCGCACGTCAGCACGTCCCTGCCGACTTTCTAATCGGCGCACAAGCAGAGACGCAAGCCGACCAGTTGCTGACGTTTGACGGTGGATTCTTCGAGACGTACTTTACCCTCGACATCCGCTCGTTCTGA
- a CDS encoding CRISPR-associated protein Cas4, whose protein sequence is MSKIPFSDLETAAYCPRKLYYRRREDEITVPDEVTERRELAFRYGDLLAADREELATLPLAVEPDEFRSNLDHARHRFDGAWPEIRDPSEREQLTEGRECRGIVHKVLSLDVPTPAMVFTGDPPEQGVWEPQSVRLVAAAKALSWENEESVERAFVEYPTHGIVREISIGTRRKAAYRTAVEAARTLDGPPPRLTNDAKCGACDFRAECGVKTRSLKSLLGF, encoded by the coding sequence GTGTCGAAGATTCCGTTCAGCGATCTCGAAACCGCGGCGTACTGCCCGCGGAAGTTGTACTACCGACGGCGCGAGGACGAGATAACGGTCCCCGACGAAGTTACCGAGCGCCGGGAACTGGCCTTTCGCTACGGCGACCTGCTGGCGGCCGACCGCGAGGAGTTAGCGACTCTCCCGCTCGCGGTCGAACCCGACGAGTTCCGGTCGAATCTGGACCACGCTCGCCACCGGTTCGACGGTGCGTGGCCGGAGATTCGGGACCCGAGCGAGCGCGAGCAGTTGACCGAGGGCAGGGAGTGCCGGGGCATCGTCCACAAGGTCCTGTCGCTCGACGTGCCCACGCCCGCCATGGTCTTCACCGGCGACCCGCCGGAACAGGGCGTCTGGGAACCCCAGTCGGTCCGACTCGTCGCCGCGGCGAAGGCGCTCTCGTGGGAGAACGAGGAGTCCGTCGAGCGCGCGTTCGTGGAGTACCCGACCCACGGTATCGTCCGCGAGATTTCCATCGGCACGCGTCGGAAGGCGGCCTACCGGACCGCGGTCGAGGCCGCCCGGACGCTCGACGGCCCGCCGCCGCGGCTGACGAACGACGCCAAGTGTGGTGCCTGCGATTTTCGGGCGGAGTGCGGCGTGAAAACGCGGTCGCTGAAGTCGTTACTGGGGTTTTAA
- a CDS encoding conditioned medium-induced protein 4: MDEKTEELRDIFMDVTDESTVTEQQVETHGSLDSEAAIDDRLAEVVGQMRDRYDFATTLSDTDLVTVVRGFYAGDSDADIARELGDASLGKTVARARIDLHLLRDADEDAPFELDALRDLLEADSSTSECAAELDVSESTVRRYRRVVEAKRQRRTVNDQFRNEFENILQDRELSDRMTESVQEDGLDDATEGMETNVSF, encoded by the coding sequence ATGGACGAGAAGACAGAGGAACTCCGGGACATCTTCATGGATGTCACCGACGAATCCACCGTCACCGAACAGCAGGTCGAGACCCACGGGTCACTGGATTCGGAGGCGGCTATCGACGACCGGTTGGCGGAGGTCGTCGGACAGATGCGCGACCGCTACGACTTCGCCACGACGCTCTCGGACACGGACCTCGTAACCGTCGTCCGCGGCTTCTACGCGGGCGATTCCGACGCCGACATCGCCCGCGAGTTGGGCGACGCCTCGCTGGGCAAGACGGTGGCTCGCGCCCGCATCGACCTCCACCTCTTGCGCGACGCCGACGAAGACGCGCCTTTCGAGTTGGACGCACTTCGGGACCTCCTCGAAGCGGACTCCTCGACCAGCGAGTGCGCCGCCGAACTCGACGTGAGCGAATCGACGGTCCGGCGCTACCGCCGGGTCGTCGAGGCCAAACGACAGCGCCGCACCGTCAACGACCAGTTCCGCAACGAGTTCGAGAACATCCTTCAGGACCGCGAACTCTCGGACCGAATGACCGAGAGCGTTCAAGAGGACGGCTTGGACGACGCGACCGAGGGGATGGAGACGAACGTTTCCTTCTGA
- a CDS encoding biotin transporter BioY produces MSTDTASVELVGEETAENVARAALLAALTGAFAYVSFPNPVSPAPVSLQVLGVFLAGLLLGPVWGGVSMALYLAAGAVGAPVFAGGSAGVAVLWIQPTSGYLWSYPVAALLVGAIAHGGLQLRESVPRSIPRLVGAMVVGTAVIYAFGVGVMSFVLDMTLQKAFLAGAAAFIPAEAFKIAAAIGVVRSDQIVAE; encoded by the coding sequence ATGAGTACCGACACGGCTTCAGTCGAGTTGGTCGGCGAGGAAACCGCCGAAAACGTCGCCCGCGCGGCCCTGCTGGCCGCGCTCACGGGAGCGTTCGCCTACGTCTCGTTCCCGAATCCGGTTTCACCCGCACCGGTGAGTCTGCAAGTACTGGGCGTCTTCCTCGCCGGACTCCTGCTCGGTCCGGTCTGGGGCGGCGTCTCGATGGCGCTGTACCTCGCCGCCGGAGCGGTCGGCGCGCCCGTCTTCGCTGGCGGGTCCGCCGGAGTCGCGGTGCTGTGGATTCAACCGACCAGTGGCTATCTCTGGTCGTACCCCGTCGCGGCGCTCCTCGTCGGTGCAATCGCACACGGCGGTCTCCAGTTGCGCGAGTCGGTTCCCCGCTCCATCCCGCGACTCGTCGGCGCGATGGTCGTCGGCACCGCCGTCATCTACGCCTTCGGCGTGGGCGTGATGTCGTTCGTCCTCGACATGACCCTCCAGAAGGCGTTCCTCGCCGGAGCGGCCGCCTTCATCCCCGCCGAAGCGTTCAAAATCGCGGCCGCCATCGGCGTCGTCCGGAGCGACCAAATCGTCGCCGAGTAG
- a CDS encoding energy-coupling factor ABC transporter ATP-binding protein, whose translation MIETRNLVHRYGGAGDASGGDDEESVESDGSGGDASDGDDHRPAAVDGISLRIPDGEFVLLAGPNGSGKSTLVRHFNGLLDPDEGEVLVDGTPVADDLVAARTSVGMVFQQPRDGFVAATVGADVAFGPENLGLSHDEIDRRVSDALAAVNMAGRRDERIDELSGGERERVAIAGALAMDPDHLVLDEPFTGLDAPARESVVEQLRSLKASGTGVLLVTHDLRDAFDLADRIVALADGQVAVDEVPADARERLPDLGIRVPPREVSGKR comes from the coding sequence ATGATAGAGACCCGAAATCTGGTCCACCGGTACGGCGGCGCTGGCGACGCCAGCGGAGGAGACGACGAGGAGAGCGTCGAGAGCGACGGCAGTGGCGGTGACGCCAGTGACGGCGACGACCACAGACCCGCCGCAGTAGACGGCATCTCGCTCCGTATCCCGGACGGCGAGTTCGTCCTGCTGGCTGGCCCGAACGGGTCGGGCAAGTCCACGCTCGTCCGGCACTTCAACGGCCTGCTGGACCCCGACGAGGGCGAGGTGCTGGTGGACGGTACGCCCGTCGCCGACGACCTCGTGGCGGCCCGGACCAGCGTCGGGATGGTGTTCCAGCAACCCCGCGACGGGTTCGTCGCGGCCACGGTCGGCGCGGACGTGGCGTTCGGCCCGGAGAATCTGGGCCTCTCTCACGACGAGATAGACCGGCGAGTCTCCGACGCGCTCGCGGCGGTGAACATGGCGGGCCGCCGCGACGAGCGCATCGACGAACTCTCGGGCGGCGAGCGCGAGCGCGTCGCCATCGCGGGTGCGCTGGCGATGGACCCCGACCACCTCGTGCTGGACGAACCGTTCACCGGACTGGACGCGCCGGCGCGCGAGTCGGTGGTCGAGCAGTTGCGGAGTCTGAAAGCGTCGGGCACCGGCGTCCTCCTCGTGACTCACGACCTCCGGGACGCCTTCGACCTCGCGGACCGAATCGTCGCGCTCGCGGACGGGCAGGTGGCCGTGGACGAGGTGCCCGCTGACGCCCGCGAGCGGCTTCCGGACCTCGGGATTCGCGTGCCGCCGCGGGAGGTTTCCGGAAAACGGTGA
- a CDS encoding energy-coupling factor transporter transmembrane component T family protein, protein MTLSYRPGDSLAHRLDPRSKLAFQVAFALAAFAHTTPRGLAALTALVLGVLVASGLSVRRALAEYRFVFPFLVAGPLFSAATLGPPWIRWQAGFDTLLASYRVVLVLLVSAAYLRTTPVRDSRAAIQRLVPGKTGRLLGTGVGFVFRFLPVLQADLRRIRDASAARLGDQQSLVARMRRVGISGLARALSRADRFALALRARCFSWNPTLPPLAFSRADLPVFGASLTLLAWAVV, encoded by the coding sequence GTGACGCTCAGTTACCGCCCCGGCGACTCGCTCGCCCACCGACTCGACCCCCGGAGCAAGCTGGCCTTTCAGGTCGCGTTCGCGCTCGCGGCGTTCGCGCACACGACTCCTCGGGGACTCGCCGCGCTGACCGCGCTCGTCCTCGGGGTCCTCGTCGCGTCGGGGCTGTCGGTCCGGCGGGCGCTCGCGGAGTACCGGTTCGTCTTCCCGTTCCTCGTCGCCGGACCGCTGTTCTCGGCGGCGACGCTCGGCCCGCCGTGGATTCGCTGGCAGGCCGGGTTCGACACCCTGCTCGCGAGCTATCGCGTCGTGTTGGTCCTGCTGGTGAGCGCGGCGTACCTCCGGACGACGCCGGTCAGGGACTCGCGCGCCGCGATTCAGCGCCTCGTGCCGGGGAAAACCGGGCGACTCCTCGGGACGGGCGTCGGCTTCGTCTTCCGGTTCCTGCCGGTCTTGCAGGCGGACCTCCGGCGGATTCGAGACGCCTCGGCCGCGCGACTCGGCGACCAGCAGTCGCTCGTCGCCCGGATGCGCCGGGTCGGCATCTCGGGACTGGCGCGGGCGCTCTCGCGGGCCGACCGGTTCGCGCTCGCGCTCCGGGCGCGGTGTTTCTCGTGGAACCCGACGCTTCCGCCGCTGGCGTTCTCGCGGGCCGACCTGCCGGTCTTCGGCGCGAGTCTCACGTTGCTCGCGTGGGCGGTAGTCTGA
- a CDS encoding (Fe-S)-binding protein codes for MAKFVLAQAGSEATRPTFWKIGHLGEAIFYYLAAVAIAIFAVGAYQRFATYAQGTESWFDRLDDLTGRIVSATKIVFSNQKQFDRDLYGGLMHAFIFWGFLTLLIGTTILMIDMDIWTKALGQPSFFEGAFYLSYSLVMDAMGLLFVVGVGMAIYRRYWVREGRLWGKHTSTEDDLFVWTLFLLGVGGYLTEGVRILGTSATRDVSFETVSFVGWFVYDVLQVAGVTPAMATAAYPVIWWSHALLALAFVAAIPYAKPFHMISSFANVVTRDEKAGKRLPGVPDDASPEEIGHGSIEDFSWKELLDHDACTKCGRCSSVCPAKASGRPLDPRDVILDLKQYREDLEAGRTEEKDIIADGGASVINSETMESCMSCMACMDACPVEIEHVEQFTQMNRRLTESGQMDKNVQDAMMNVFQNGNTFGEPQRKRPDWADELDFEIPDARDESVEYLWYVGDYPSFDERNRKVARSLATILEESGVEYGILYDDEQADGNDVRRVGEEGLYEMLVEDNAEAIQNCDYDKIVCTDPHSYNTFKNEYPEFEECDWTEDDVFHYTQVVENLFRKLGLSGNELDYTVTYHDPCHLGRYNDEYEAPREIVKATGCELDEMPRNRDDSFCCGGGGGGLWMDFEEDPKPSEERLREALNDTDAGGRVEKFVVACPMCMTMYEDGRKTGGYEEDIDIVDVSELLVEAIGRKEQVEVAAD; via the coding sequence ATGGCAAAATTTGTGCTGGCGCAGGCGGGGAGCGAGGCCACCCGCCCCACGTTTTGGAAGATCGGCCATCTGGGCGAGGCCATCTTCTACTACCTCGCGGCGGTGGCGATAGCCATCTTCGCCGTCGGGGCCTACCAGCGATTCGCGACCTACGCGCAGGGGACCGAATCGTGGTTCGACCGCCTCGACGACCTCACGGGGCGCATCGTCTCCGCGACGAAAATCGTCTTCTCGAACCAGAAGCAGTTCGACCGGGACCTCTACGGAGGTCTGATGCACGCGTTCATCTTCTGGGGCTTCCTGACCCTCCTCATCGGGACGACGATTCTGATGATAGACATGGACATCTGGACGAAGGCGCTCGGCCAGCCCTCGTTCTTCGAGGGCGCGTTCTACCTTTCGTACTCGCTGGTGATGGACGCGATGGGACTGCTGTTCGTCGTCGGCGTCGGCATGGCCATCTACCGTCGCTACTGGGTCCGGGAGGGTCGCCTCTGGGGCAAGCACACCTCGACGGAGGACGACCTGTTCGTCTGGACGCTCTTCCTGCTCGGCGTCGGCGGCTATCTCACCGAGGGCGTCCGCATCCTCGGCACGAGCGCGACCCGCGACGTGTCCTTCGAGACGGTGAGCTTCGTCGGTTGGTTCGTCTACGACGTGTTGCAGGTCGCGGGCGTGACCCCCGCGATGGCGACCGCGGCCTACCCCGTCATCTGGTGGTCTCACGCGCTGTTGGCGCTCGCGTTCGTCGCCGCGATTCCCTACGCCAAACCGTTCCACATGATTTCGAGCTTCGCCAACGTCGTCACGCGCGACGAGAAGGCGGGCAAGCGCCTCCCCGGCGTTCCGGACGACGCCAGCCCCGAGGAGATCGGTCACGGCTCCATCGAGGACTTCTCGTGGAAGGAACTGCTCGACCACGACGCCTGTACGAAGTGCGGTCGCTGTTCGTCGGTCTGTCCCGCGAAGGCCTCGGGCCGACCGCTCGACCCCCGCGACGTGATTCTCGACCTGAAACAGTACCGCGAGGACCTCGAAGCGGGCCGGACCGAGGAGAAAGACATCATCGCCGACGGCGGTGCCTCGGTCATCAATTCGGAGACGATGGAGTCCTGCATGTCGTGCATGGCCTGCATGGACGCCTGTCCCGTCGAAATCGAACACGTCGAGCAGTTCACGCAGATGAACCGGCGGCTCACCGAGTCGGGCCAGATGGACAAAAACGTCCAAGACGCGATGATGAACGTGTTCCAGAACGGCAACACGTTCGGCGAACCCCAGCGCAAGCGCCCCGACTGGGCCGACGAGTTGGACTTCGAGATTCCCGACGCGCGCGACGAATCCGTCGAGTATCTGTGGTACGTCGGCGACTACCCGAGCTTCGACGAGCGCAACCGGAAGGTGGCCCGCTCGTTGGCGACCATCCTCGAGGAGTCCGGCGTCGAGTACGGCATCCTCTACGACGACGAGCAGGCCGACGGCAACGACGTGCGCCGCGTCGGCGAGGAGGGCCTCTACGAGATGCTGGTCGAGGACAACGCCGAGGCCATCCAGAACTGCGACTACGACAAAATCGTCTGCACGGACCCCCACAGCTACAACACCTTCAAGAACGAGTATCCCGAGTTCGAGGAGTGCGACTGGACCGAAGACGACGTGTTCCACTACACGCAGGTCGTCGAGAACCTGTTCCGCAAGTTGGGTCTCTCGGGCAACGAACTCGACTACACCGTCACCTACCACGACCCCTGTCACCTCGGCCGGTACAACGACGAGTACGAGGCACCCCGCGAAATCGTGAAAGCGACGGGCTGTGAGCTGGACGAGATGCCCCGCAACCGCGACGATTCGTTCTGTTGTGGCGGCGGCGGTGGCGGCCTCTGGATGGACTTCGAGGAGGACCCCAAGCCGAGCGAGGAGCGCCTGCGCGAGGCGCTGAACGACACCGACGCGGGAGGCCGCGTCGAGAAGTTCGTCGTCGCCTGCCCGATGTGCATGACGATGTACGAGGACGGCCGCAAGACCGGCGGCTACGAGGAGGACATCGACATCGTGGACGTGTCGGAACTCCTCGTGGAGGCCATCGGCCGGAAAGAGCAGGTCGAAGTCGCGGCGGACTGA
- a CDS encoding type II toxin-antitoxin system VapC family toxin, protein MATAALSRVTSGEFGRPYTTDYVYDETVTLVRSRTNSFREAAVVGDRILGRDRYPDAIDFVTISEELFDRSVAVFDRYRDHDLSFTDASTVALIEEHGFDAVLAFDDDFDGLVPRLDPAEIAA, encoded by the coding sequence ATAGCGACGGCGGCGCTGTCGAGAGTTACGTCCGGCGAGTTCGGTCGTCCGTACACGACGGATTACGTTTACGACGAGACGGTGACGCTCGTTCGTAGCCGAACGAACAGTTTCCGGGAGGCGGCCGTCGTCGGAGACCGAATTCTCGGCCGCGACCGATACCCCGACGCGATAGATTTCGTCACCATCTCCGAGGAGTTGTTCGACCGGTCGGTCGCGGTCTTCGACCGCTACCGGGACCACGACCTCAGTTTCACCGACGCGTCCACGGTTGCGCTGATAGAAGAACACGGTTTCGACGCGGTGCTGGCGTTCGACGACGATTTCGACGGTCTCGTTCCGCGACTCGACCCGGCGGAAATCGCGGCGTAG
- a CDS encoding DedA family protein, protein MLSPPALVAPDAPVALGFVVIVLGGVLLSNATEPGRVREFLADNGVVLLTVGIVLAAVVGVGLFFVGNEELARAWLDQYGLLALFLILILEGAMLLYFAPSESLVPIGVTLLADSASDYDAIAAVILVAVVGATIGQFALFSLAKRGGREYLLKKRWFRIDEEQLDRFDGWFQKWGRIIVPVSNALLFTRGMLTVPAGFAEMRDWEFVLLSALGTLVFQSWLAVAALYLAGQGFFGFL, encoded by the coding sequence ATGCTGTCCCCGCCCGCTCTCGTCGCTCCCGACGCGCCAGTCGCGCTCGGGTTCGTCGTAATCGTCCTCGGAGGCGTGTTGCTGTCGAACGCGACCGAACCCGGCCGCGTCCGGGAGTTTCTGGCCGACAACGGCGTCGTCCTACTGACCGTGGGCATCGTCCTCGCGGCAGTGGTCGGCGTCGGCCTGTTCTTCGTCGGCAACGAGGAGCTAGCCCGAGCGTGGCTCGACCAGTACGGCCTGCTCGCGCTGTTTCTCATCCTCATCTTGGAGGGCGCGATGCTCCTCTATTTCGCGCCGAGCGAGAGCCTCGTCCCCATCGGGGTCACCTTGCTGGCCGACTCCGCGAGCGACTACGACGCCATCGCCGCGGTCATCCTCGTCGCGGTCGTCGGCGCGACCATCGGCCAGTTCGCGCTGTTCTCGCTGGCCAAGCGGGGCGGCCGCGAGTACCTGCTGAAAAAGCGGTGGTTCCGAATCGACGAGGAGCAACTCGACCGCTTCGACGGCTGGTTCCAGAAGTGGGGCCGAATCATCGTCCCGGTCAGCAACGCCCTGCTGTTCACTCGCGGGATGCTCACCGTTCCGGCCGGGTTCGCCGAGATGCGCGACTGGGAGTTCGTTCTCCTCTCGGCGCTGGGCACGCTCGTCTTCCAGTCGTGGCTCGCGGTGGCCGCGCTCTATTTGGCCGGGCAGGGCTTCTTCGGGTTCCTCTAA
- the hemB gene encoding porphobilinogen synthase has product MDLTDRPRRLRRDGIREMVSETDVDASDLIAPVFVDATTDQRVPIETMPGHERVPVEEAVARVEEVLETGVEAVMLFGIPESKDERGTRAWADDGVVQEATRRVTSETDAYVITDVCLCEYTSHGHCGVLEENVSESLSEREARLTVKNDETLDLLGKIATSHAEAGAEMVAPSGMMDGMVGAIRESLDAAGFPDVPIMSYAAKYESAFYGPFRDAADGAPQFGDRRHYQMDPANRREASREVSLDVEQGADVLMVKPALPYLDIVADLREEFDRPVAAYNVSGEYAMLHAASEKGWLDLEEVAMESLVSIKRAGADLILTYFAEDVAEQL; this is encoded by the coding sequence ATGGACCTCACCGACCGGCCCCGCCGCCTCCGGCGGGACGGAATCCGCGAGATGGTCAGCGAGACCGACGTAGACGCCAGCGACCTCATCGCGCCCGTGTTCGTGGACGCGACGACCGACCAGCGAGTCCCTATCGAGACGATGCCGGGCCACGAGCGCGTCCCGGTCGAGGAGGCCGTCGCGCGCGTCGAGGAGGTACTCGAAACCGGCGTCGAGGCGGTCATGCTCTTCGGCATCCCCGAGTCGAAAGACGAGCGCGGGACTCGGGCGTGGGCCGACGACGGCGTGGTGCAGGAGGCGACGCGGCGCGTCACGAGCGAAACCGACGCCTACGTCATCACGGACGTGTGCCTCTGTGAGTACACGAGTCACGGCCACTGCGGCGTACTGGAAGAAAACGTAAGCGAGAGTCTGAGCGAGCGCGAGGCCCGCCTCACGGTGAAGAACGACGAGACGCTAGACTTGCTCGGGAAGATTGCGACCTCCCACGCCGAGGCTGGCGCAGAGATGGTCGCGCCCTCGGGCATGATGGACGGGATGGTCGGCGCGATTCGGGAATCGCTGGACGCCGCGGGCTTCCCGGACGTGCCAATCATGAGCTACGCCGCGAAGTACGAGTCGGCGTTCTACGGTCCCTTCCGCGACGCGGCCGACGGCGCGCCCCAGTTCGGCGACCGGCGACACTACCAGATGGACCCCGCGAACCGCCGGGAGGCCAGCCGCGAGGTCAGTCTCGATGTCGAACAGGGCGCGGACGTGCTGATGGTCAAGCCCGCGCTCCCCTATCTCGACATCGTGGCCGACCTCCGCGAGGAGTTCGACCGTCCAGTCGCGGCCTACAACGTCTCCGGGGAGTACGCGATGCTCCACGCCGCCAGCGAGAAGGGGTGGCTCGACTTGGAGGAGGTGGCGATGGAGTCGCTGGTGTCCATCAAGCGGGCGGGCGCGGACCTGATTCTGACGTACTTCGCGGAGGACGTGGCGGAACAGCTTTGA